In Blastocatellia bacterium, the sequence CAACCAGCCGGCGTTCGCGGTTTCCGGGACGAGCCGCGAGATGGCGCGGAACATCGCCCGCCCGTCAGCGCGCGGCGGCGTAGCGCCCAGCAGCGGAAATCTCAACTCGACGTAGACCATAGCCGCGCCTTCACCCTACCGCATAAACTCCCGCTTCGACGAGGCCGGGCGAATCTGCGTGATGATCGGATGCGGGTACTGGCTCGAAACGATGATCGCCCGGCCTTTGCCCAGGCTCGGCACCTCTTCCCAGATCGCTTCGTTCACGCTGCCCGCCGCAGCTTTCAACACCCGCAAGTTCTCGGCCCCGGTCGTCTGATGGATGATCTTGTTGTTGGCCAGCTCGAACAGCTCCGACGGCAGATGCTGTGGCGACTGCGTGACGAAGTGCAGCGCCAGCCATCGCTTGCGGCCACGGCGCGCAATCCTGCGCAACTGGTCGAGCGTCTGTTCCATGCGCTCCTGCTTCTCGCGCGACACGAAGCCGTGCGCCTCTTCAATCGTCAGAAAGACGCGGCGACGGGTGTTCTCCTCTTCACTCAAGCTCATCTTGTAGTGATACATTCGCGCCAGCAGATCGGCGATGACGATGTTCACCACCTGCTGCTCGCGCGAATCGCTCATATCGATGACCGACAGATGGCCCGGCTCGCTGAGTTTTTTGACATCGAGCGGCGGCGCATCTTTGCGGTCAAAGATGTGCATCATCTGAAGCTCGCGCAGCTTCTTGCGCAACGCCCCATAAGAAGCTGCGTCTGTCTGGTCTTGCATCAGCGGCTCAAGCTGGTACTTGTGGCAGTAGGTCTCGGGGCTCTTCTCAGCCGCGTCAGTATCGGTTTCCGCGTCGGTTTTATCGTCGTCTGACGCCTTGCGTCTGGACTTAGCCGTCTTCTTGTGCTCGCGCCGCCAGAAGTAATACTCAAACTCCTGATCGAGCATCCGTAGCAGCCAGGCGAGCGTGATGCCCGGGTAGCCCCTCGACAGATCAACGTCTTCGCTGTCAATTGCCACAGCCTGGCCTTTCTTCTTGCGGGCAATCTGAACCGCCTGCTCGTAGAGGAAGGTGAAGCGCGTCTGCTGGGCGGTGTTCATCTCGGTGATCTCCATGACGATCTCCGGGCTGAGGGAATCGAAGGGCACAGAAAACTCTATGGCATCCTTGCACTTCGATTCGGCAAGCGGCGGCCGGTAGACCGTAATGCCCGCCGCACCGCGCGGCGAGCGCTCGAACGGTTTCAGGTCTTCGGCGATGTTGGCGGCGCTCGATGGCTGATCCATGAAGATGTATTCGCCCTCAGGGTCAACAACCACCTGCGCATAACCCGCGGCCAGCGTCTCTTCGATGAAGACCTGGCAGGTGTTGGTCTTGCCGCTGCCGATGGTGCCGACCGTCAGCCAGTTGCGCGGCACGACGCCTTTGTTGTCGCCATCGATCTCGACGAAGATGCCCTGATAATTATCGAGCAGCCCCAGGCGGATGTTGCCTTCCAGGTTCAGCATCGCCGTCATCATCGTCTCGTCGTAAGGCAGCACGGGCGAGGCCGGATGCGGGCGGCGGGTCGCGCCCGTAAGCACACCGTTGCGCTCTTCACCGAGAACCTCGATCTGCACCCAGCCGTGATATTCGGGCACGGCAAGCACCTTGCCCTGCCCCTGATTCAGGATGATGAACTGCACAGGCGTCGAGTCGCGCTTGAGCGCGTCGGGGTTGTAAAACGGCCCTTCGACGATGCGACCGCTGTAGCGGCGCCCGTCCTTCGTGCTGACCATGTGCACGTACATGCCGCGATGCACCGTCGCCAGGTCGTTGCTGTGCACCAGCGCCTGAATGATATGGCTTTTCGCGGCGGAGGGATCGAAGTGGACGAAGGCGATCGCGCCTTCGGCTTCGGCGGCTCGACGCGCGAGGTCTTCATTTTCCGGGAGCGCGTTCAATTGTTCGATGGCGCCGTCAACTCTGGCCGATTGCGGCCCTTTGCCGTTGCCGGTCTTTTCACTGGCGCTGGACATGATTTACCTCCTGTCAATCTCGCGTTGATCGCTCGGTTTGATACATGGCGCTACCGCCCGAGGCGCGGGCGAATTCGGCATTCAAATGGCTGGTGTACTCGCCGGGGCGGAAGGTGCCGGAGCAGTACTGGTCGGCGAGGTCTAACAGCAAGGGAAAGCCCCGCGGGCCGGTGTTGGCGGCGTCGGCCAGCAGCATGTGGACGGCTTCCGAAAGACGATCCTTGTTGCAGTAGAAAACATAAGGCGGGCTCATCTCGTGAGCGCGCAGCACGCCTTGAGCCACTTGGCGACCGTGTCGGTCTCTGAACTCATTGAAGACTTCTTTCTGACTCTTGCCGCCATACTGCGGTATCGCGGTGTCGGTGTAGTGAGCGCTATCCAAATACTGGTTCAATATCTCTTCGCCGCCGCGCACGACAAGGTACTCGCCGGCCTCAAGCGCCAGCCCGAGCGACAGCAGATCGCGATGCGAATCGTGCGAGACAATCGCCGCGTAAGCGCCGTCTTCGATCAGCGCGCCGATCAGATTCAGGCAAGGTAAAAGGATGTGCTGGCGGCCAGAGCCGCTCAACATCTCGTGTGGGAATAGGGTTCCCTGAATCAGCTTGAACGTGCCGGGCGGCGTGTCTAACAGCACCTGCCGCTCTTTGTAGGTCATCAGCGCATAGAGAAAGATGTTGGGGATTTTGTTCTTCAGCTCCTCGCCGCGCGAGTTGAGCGCCGCAACGATGTCGGCGGCACTGGTGTTGCGGGGCAGTTCTTTACCCCAGTGCATGATGTTGGACACGAACTGGCCGGTCGTTCCCTGATAGCTGACTCTGGAGATGGCGACCTGCGCGCCGACCAAGCTCAAGGTTTCATATCTGGCGAGCGTGCCATCGGCAGCGACCACCTCGCCGGTGTAGAGGCGCTTGCGCTGGAGGAGTTCAATGTATCGCGGGTTCGCTTTCTCCCATAGGAGCTTGCCGGCGCGCGCCAGTTCCGGGAAGAAGACTTCGCGCAGCTCGCGGCGCACTTGGCCGTCGGATTCGACTACACGGCTGACCGTGGCGCGCGCCGCCGCCGGCATGGTTTGATAGTATTCGCCCGGTGGCTTCCAACTGGCCGGATCGATGATGCTCTCGAAGTCGAGACTGTTGTCGAAGGTTTCATCGACTTCCGATTCCGAATTCGGGTTGGTTGCGCCCTCTGGGTCGACAGCGAGCATGCGGTATTACTCCCTTCGCATTTTGGCAGCCAATCGCGTGAGCCGAGACGGATGCGGTTGCCTGAACCTGACTCTCCGTGCTCAAAAGGTTATACCGCGTTTATCAGCCATTTTCTCGCGATGGAAAGAAAACTTACTGGCGGCTTTTGTCCGCAGAAGCTAGCAGCCCAGCGAAAAGTCCAGCGATAACGTTTGGCTGCGGCGCAAGGTAGCGCCGTAAATCTTCAAAATAGCTTTCGGCAATCCGGCGCGGCAATTGGAACTTCTCGTAAAGCAGAGTCACCATTTGGGCTTTGTCGTGGGACTGCATGAGTGGTGAAACCACATCCCACGGCGCAATCAGCTCGCGCGCAAACAGGTCAGCCTGTATCTCGCGCTCGACCGTTTCCGGGCTGATCGCCTGGCCTCTATTCATGATCTCTCTAGGCCGCGGCGGCAGCCCTTTGATAAAGGCGTATAGCTCAAGCCGCGCGTCGCACTCGCGCCAGGCGAAGGCGCGCTCGATGGCATCTTTCTGCTCAGGCAATGATCGCAGCCAGAGCTGCT encodes:
- a CDS encoding DUF87 domain-containing protein, yielding MSSASEKTGNGKGPQSARVDGAIEQLNALPENEDLARRAAEAEGAIAFVHFDPSAAKSHIIQALVHSNDLATVHRGMYVHMVSTKDGRRYSGRIVEGPFYNPDALKRDSTPVQFIILNQGQGKVLAVPEYHGWVQIEVLGEERNGVLTGATRRPHPASPVLPYDETMMTAMLNLEGNIRLGLLDNYQGIFVEIDGDNKGVVPRNWLTVGTIGSGKTNTCQVFIEETLAAGYAQVVVDPEGEYIFMDQPSSAANIAEDLKPFERSPRGAAGITVYRPPLAESKCKDAIEFSVPFDSLSPEIVMEITEMNTAQQTRFTFLYEQAVQIARKKKGQAVAIDSEDVDLSRGYPGITLAWLLRMLDQEFEYYFWRREHKKTAKSRRKASDDDKTDAETDTDAAEKSPETYCHKYQLEPLMQDQTDAASYGALRKKLRELQMMHIFDRKDAPPLDVKKLSEPGHLSVIDMSDSREQQVVNIVIADLLARMYHYKMSLSEEENTRRRVFLTIEEAHGFVSREKQERMEQTLDQLRRIARRGRKRWLALHFVTQSPQHLPSELFELANNKIIHQTTGAENLRVLKAAAGSVNEAIWEEVPSLGKGRAIIVSSQYPHPIITQIRPASSKREFMR
- a CDS encoding ImmA/IrrE family metallo-endopeptidase, whose product is MRDSPPMQRVFSMIAALADLLAERPEGEFHVLPRDVERLITYGLEIPIKRMLPLTFREAFRYLCILRGESFQPPVLSIVDRRLYGLLHIGPPCNIIFIRDRLSPQTHTYVLAHELGHFLADVFRVQQLWLRSLPEQKDAIERAFAWRECDARLELYAFIKGLPPRPREIMNRGQAISPETVEREIQADLFARELIAPWDVVSPLMQSHDKAQMVTLLYEKFQLPRRIAESYFEDLRRYLAPQPNVIAGLFAGLLASADKSRQ